The segment AGGCAGGGACCAAGGAGCGTGCCGCCTCCGCCAGCACATGGagtggctccagctctgcattcCTGAGCCGTTCTGCAATGTTTCTGCGGAGGCCCGTGGCCCCCACTGTCTCCGCTGCTGAGGAATGAAATACACTTCAGCTCCGGAGCGACGAAGCCCATCGGCGGAGGGAAGGAGGTGGCAGAGGCACCCGCCCGTGCCACTGCCATCTATCCAGAAGCACTAGCAAAGCTGTGGAGCTGAACAAACGAGGAACACCCTGTCATGGAAAGGGTTTTCCAAGTATTTTATATGCAGGGCGGGCTGCTGCGGTCACCAGGCCAAATTCTCTACATCTAAAAATATTCTCAAGTTGAGCATAAAGCTGCTTTCAATCcctctgcaggaaaaggagaacatGCCACTGACAAGACAAGGTCAGAGACCACGGAGGAAGGAGTGGAAGACGTAGGACAGTAGAGAGGAACTGAGAGGAGCCAGGACATCTGCCACTAGTTCTGCATCCTCTTCTTGCCCTCACAAAGCCACCCAAAACCAGGCATGCACCAGAGGCACCCCTTAGCACACCCTTCACAGGGGTCACTGTGCTTCCCAAGACCCCACAAGAAGATGACTGCTCAATCCTTCCcacccccaaacacaaaaaaaattacagagctCAGGAGGGAAGACGCTGATGACATCAAggaaaacctcagaaaaaagGGAGATGGTTCACTTCAATTTCCATATTCTATGGAAAAAGTCAGGGCTCTAGCAGCTGAACTTTGCTGGCAGCAGTGTCTAGAGCAGAAACATCCTCTGCTGCAAAAGGACATCTTCTCAAACTGGGGTGAGGTTTGTCAGCAAAATGTGGCAACTAATCACACAGGGTTTGCAAATCTGCTGCCCAGTATAAGGGCATCAATGCAGGGCTTGGCCCCTACAGATCTCTCCCCTCTGCAAACCATGTGGAGAGAGAAAAGCTGGACTGGATGTAACAAATGAGACAGCGTGGGAGCCTGGCActgcaaaccagaaaaaaaagaggacagTGAAACTCAAGCTGTCCCcctagaaagaagaaaaacaaaaaacccaaacaaaccaagtCTTGATGAATACACATCAAATTTTTGCTGGCTCACCTCCAGAGAAAGCAAACCCATTCTCAGTCAAACCTATTTTCAATCACATTGTCAGTATGCAAAAACAGATAAGGCACCAAAACAGCCGGATTAACACACTTCTGCATTTTATAGCAAGTTGTGTGCAACGCTTTTTGAACCACAGGTACACTTCTGAGCCAATCCCAAAATGATGACAGGGAGGGGTTAACCTTGGTGGGGTCCCACCActtcccccaggagctgctgcggCTTCCTCCATCACACCCCACACAAGGTGAGCAAAACCGAGACGGCAGCAGAGgcctctgggctctgcctgagGGCAGGGtcagtgcaggcagggctgcgGGCAGACGGGACCTGTGTGGCCCAAGGAACCACTGTGACATTGCCAGGGACACTGACAGCGACTTTTTGGTCACGTGATGGAATGACTATTTTTTGTCGGAGGAGTTCACTGCTGCAGTAACGGTTACACAGAAGGGTTTGTGtcttaaaagacaaaaaaatcaagcaaaattCAACTGTGAGTAGCTGGAACGCTTGTGATGAGTTTCCAGAAAAAGCTGCAAATCTTCAGATGCAACAGTTCTGCCATTTTTATTACATTCTCTCTTAAGGGATACTCCAAAAGAGGTTTTGTAATGAcgtttgtttttttccttcttttcttatGGCAATACCAAATTTCACCCGGGGAAGGCCCCACTGCAGACACTCATGGACTGGGAGCTGACTGCAGGAAGCTTTATCAGCCACAAACCATCCCACTGCTGGGGTtttccacaggcacagcccagtCAGGACAGCCACTGGAACAGCTAGGAAGATACCAGGCCACCAAAATGCAATGTCTGCAGCAGTGGCTTGGCCATCATGTCAGCATCTGCACTCCAGCAGCATCAATAGGGTCAAAAATTAAGCTGATCAGAAGCCAGACTAGGCTATGGCTGGGTTCTCCAGTGCAGGACCAGTACACACAGTCACAGCAGGCACTGAGGTAGacagggctcagccctgcaccAATGGGAAGGCtgagccagcagccccagctggcttAGTGTCACACGCTGCTGAGACCGTTCAGCCCAGTtcctctttcccagctgcatGTCCACGTCAGATGGGAGGACAGTTTCTCCCAGCTGAGGCTGAGTTTGCTCTTGGGGAGCATGAGTGGCTGTCAAGGCCAGACACGGCACCCCTGTGAGCACTCTGCTGTTACCCATGGCTAGGACAGGAGCATCCTCTCactcctgcagggagggcagccccAGTCTGCATGGGAAATGCACAGGGGCcagacagctgggctgcaggatcGCAGCCgcagcctgcctgcctgctcacATGCACTGAGCCGAAGCAGCTCCAGCTACTGACTGCCAACATTTCACACACATCTCACATcctgtctgctcctgctggccatcCCTTGACCTCCAAAGGAATGGAGCACAAATCACGGCACCTGTAGACTGCCCATGACAAAAGCAGGCACGCGGACCAGTGGGACTCCAGCCGCAGCCTCTCCTGCATCCTTAGCAAGCTGGTCCTCTAGCACAGGACCCCGAGAGCAGGGGTTGAGGTGCAGTTCATGCTGTCATGACCTCTGGAAAGCACTGGGTGCCCTGATACAGGCACCCATGGTTCCCGCAACAAGCAACTTGCCAGaaaggtgaaagaaagaaaagagcatgGCTGCATTCTGGGGTCATTTCACCCAGCAGCCAGCAAAGCTCAGTTCTGAAAAGAAGGGCACCCCACAGGAccctcttcccctttcctcagCCTTCCCACTCCCCCTTCTCTAAATCTAATGGGATGTATCACTTTGGGAAGCACcagattcctgctgctgccattcagAAAGGAAACGGAATGCCTGACTGGTGCTTCCTATGCACCATCACAGATTCACTTAGCACTTGGGTGCTTTCACCCTATGACCCAGGGAGAGACAGGTAGTCTGAACCCTTTACTGGGCAACTCACAGCTTTTGGCAAAACTAAAGATCCCAAAAATATGTGCCCTCCCCTTCTCAGCAGCGAAGCTCGGAGAGAAAGAAGGGAGTAAACAATTATCACTACCAAATATGGGTCTAACAGCCAGCGATGAAGCCACGGCAGAAGCATGTAGACATCCTGCCGGCAGATTCAAAGGGATGGGGAATTTGCAGGGGCTGGGGTAGGATCCGGCAGGGAACAGCCAGAGGATGGGGCAGCGTTTTCCCCTGCTCGGTTAGTTGCATCGGCCGAGACACGAGGGGGACCCACGCCTTCCCCAACTGGGACCAGTCCCACCCTGCCTGGGAACCACCCCAGGGCCCCATCTCGGGGCCTAAGGCCAGCTGTGTGTCCTGGTGGGAACTGTTGCGGCGACCTCCCCGGCTTCGGTGTGGCCATGGGAAGCGCTGGGCCCTCATGTCCCCACCCAAAACCACgcagcaggacacagacacCCTTGCCACTCGCTCTTCCCCAGGTCCCGGCAGGGTGAGCGAGGTGCCGGGGGAAAAGCTGCGCCTGGCCTGCCCCAAAGTCCCCACGGTCCCCGGACTCTCGCCCACGGCCAGGCTCGTCCAGTTCGGTCCCCAGGGACCCCCGAGGTGAGGATGCCGGTCCGACCCTCTCCACGGTGGACTTCAGGCCGGAGCCTGGTGAGGCAGGGCAAGGGCAGGGCCGGGGATAACGTGGCCGGGGATAACGTGGCCGCGCCAGCCCGTGCTGCCCCGGAGCCTCCGGTGGGCGTCGGTGCTCGGGTGGCGCCAGCCCCAGGGGCGATCTGGGCATGCCAGAATGAACCACGGAAGCCCTGGGGTCACCGCAGCGCCGCGGACAAGCCCCGCTTGGAGCAGGGAAACCCCGGTAACCGGAAAGCTgcttcctccctgcctccccgCCATTTACCGGGcggggtgcagggcagggtcCCCGGGACATCCGTTTCCGGCAGCCCCCCGAGAGCTAGGGCGCTGCCGGTCCGCAGGACCCCACTCTGCAGCCCCCCCTCCCCGGTTACGGGGACACCGTGTGTCCTCCGTCCCCCGTCCTCGTACCTTTGCGCGGGCAGGAGCAGCGCGGCGGCCCCGCGACGCTGAGGGGAGCTGAGCGGGCGGCACCTCCCGCTTCCCGCCCCCCGCTGCGCATGCGCCAGAACTCGGCGCACAGCCGGGCGACACGGGACGGCCGCGCACGGTGCCCCGGGGCTGCGCTCCACCCGGACACCGCTGCGCTCTGCCACGGGCATCCCGCTCCCACGGACAGCGCTGCTCTGTGCCCGCGCAGCCCAGCCCGACGCTCCGGGGCTGGGCACGGTTCCGCGCCCGCGCAGCGTGGCCGTACTCCACCCACTGCTCGCACCGCACCCCCGGGCGCCCACCCGCCCCGGGACACCCCCGGCGCCTCGCATGACCCTGGACCCACCGCCCTCCCCACTACCCGTCTCTCTcatcccctcctctcccctcctttccccgCCCCCCCGCGCTCCCGGCGCCCGcgcgcgctcccgccgcccaTACGcgcccccccttcccccctctCAACCAATGAGCGACCGGGGCGTCAGCGCGGGAGGGGCAGGGACGATCCACGCGGGGCCCGCCGGGAGGCCGGGTGACGTCACCGCGGTGCGGTGGGAGCGGCGAGGCTGAGGTGAGGGGCCGAGGGCGCCGGGCTCGGCCGGGGTCGGGGCTCCGCTGCTGGGAGGGCCCAGGAGGCCCGGGGATCCGGGGTCCGGCCCACGGCCGGGGCTCAGACGGGCTGCTTGGTTCTCCTCGGGTGGGTGTCCCGGCCTCTGCGCTCCGGTCACCCTTCTGCCGCACCTGCTCCTCCTATTcttgtgctggccctgctgcctgtcCGGCGCACACTCCCTGGGGAGAAGCTGCTCCTGTGGAAGCCATGGGCCCTGACATTGCCCGGATTTgcccagctcctcttcctcttgtAGCTGAActttctgctgccagctcttCCCTCAATGAGCTGGCGCAGCCGCCCTGGCTGGGGACTGCCCTGACCCTCtggttttgggtggggtttcaggtggttttggtggtgttctatttttttatggttttggtttgttgttggttttttttttttttcccagaccGTGGCACTTGACAGCTAGATGTGAAAGCTTAGCAGTGCTGATGGAGAGGTGCGATGGATGCCTGCACTCCGACAGCCTGAGCGGTGCCTCGGCTCAGGCATTGCCCACGAGCCGGCCGGGCTGATCCCGGTGAGCGCCATGTGGGGCCGCATCTCCTCAGGGACCGAGGCCCCCGGGCCATGTCTTGTCAGGACATAACAGCAGCAGCCCGGGCTGGGACCAGACAGAGCTAAagctgccacagccacacagGTGCACAAGGGCCAGGCAGGGTTTGGCTGCAAGTCCCTCACTCTGCCCTCCGAGTACCTGTGGCCGCCTCCAgccactgagctctgctgctctcctgctgccgGACCCTGAcgtccctggcagcaggagcagctctccaggtCACTCCTCAGGGCTGAGAGACTCTTTACCAGTGTCTGATCTCTACAGCGAGGTAAGGAGTACTTTACTTTCAGCCTAGAAGTATATTGTGTGCTAGTGACATTTATATATATccatctatttatttattacaataTCCACTTATTTATTACAAGTGTGTTAAATAGTACAGCTGTCTGAATTGCTAAGTCATCATCTAAGTCCGTCAAATCACTCACTAATTACTGTTCAATGATCACTTAATCACCATTTGATTgccatttaatttttgttcagtCATCGATTACTTAGAATTTGATCATAATTTAATCATTAACAGAATCCCTTTAGTTAAAATGTCAACAGTAACTGTTCTTAATTTTCATGGGACAGGAAgttctccctgctggctgcacacCAGGGGTTATGGCACCTTCAGGCTTCTGTGGAACAGCAGAATCTTGCATGGTCTCCACACAATAAGTCTGGGATTGTTtcacttttcctctccttcctgcagcttttaTGCTCTGGGTGGAGCATTGCTCCTGTGGGTCCCAATAATCTTGTGGAGAAAATACTGTATTGTTGTCACTGGTGATGTTATGATAGCCTGGCTGGAGAAGTACTTGTGAACTGGCCATCCCTGCTGTTGACATTGCATGGGGATACTTTGTCTATAGGGTCTGAGGGACACCTTAAAGCAAGGCTGGTGTCTCCCATTGTGCCTGTGCTCACTTTGGGTGTCATGCTCAGATGTCGTGCCCAGAGGAACTGGATGCCCTGGCAGATGTGGATCTGCTTGACTTTCTTTTGAAGGATGATGCTCCCTGCCCTGAAATCCCAGGGGAGCAGAATGGTCTGCTGGAAGACTGGGGCCTGCCAATGCCTGAGGTGAGTTCTTTGTGAGGAattgctgctgagctgaggtTTAGGAggtttttctccctgctgaGTAAAAgctgttcctctgcagctcctggacaAGGAGATGGATGACTTCATCAGCTCACTGCTGGGCCCTTTAGAAGATGAACCAGACAGCCTCAGTTATTTGCCTGCCAACAatgacagcagcatttctgaggATCAGCATCTGTCCCATTGCCTTGGTAGCAATTTTGCCAGCCAAGACATTGTGCTGGTTGATCATAACTACTCCCTTCACCAGGACTGGCCTGCACTGGAAAGTGTGAGGTCTGACATGACAGAAGGAGATGTTACCATTGAGCTAGGTGAGTGATGTGCATGGACTCTTTCTGACCTGGCTGCgggcagaagagagaaaagcagtcCCATACTGGTTTGTCTTGGTGGGTGTCaggcagagatggagagagCCAAGAGTAGAGGCTCTCTGCTGTTgtaaaattgttattttcatGCCACTCAAAGCTGGCTGGTCAGGTGCTGCCTCAGTGAGGCCCAGCATTTGACTTGTCTTTCCTTCCCCAGGGGCATGGGTGGGTTTGGAAGGCACaagtgaggcactggaacagagcACCACTTCCCctgttgctgttgctgtggaaGATGAACCCCAGCTTGTGCCTGGATCCATGGTACAGGTACTGACTCCTATGCCTGTGGACCCCAGCCTTTGCTTCTcatctctctccttctcttctgaCTTGGCTCCTATGAGGGGTATCTCTGAAGGAAAGCATGGCTTTACTTTGGGAGAGCTGATTCCGGTTCTTTGTGTTTGCTGCATGCCCTTGCTGGCCCAGGATGGACTCCCTGTATTATACATTCTCAGTAGgcttatttttgctgttttctagtCTGACTTCCCAGAGCTGGTCCtgacagaggaggagaagcagcttcTGGAGAAGGAAGGTGTTACATTACCAACCTGTCTGCCACTGACCAAAGTGAGTTCTCACTAGAACCAAACAGACCACTTGAATGTATCAGGTAGTGTAAGGGTTTGAAACTGCAGAACAGTGCCTTGATGAGAATATTGTTGTCCAGGTGCTGCATTCAGGGCAGTGTTCATCTGGGCTTGgtgtccttttccttctttcgAGTCCAGGGTGTCGTCCATATGCACAGCAGCTTCTGGCTGCTGTCAGTCTCCCTACTCATGGCTGTTTGCAGGAGGCAGTTACATCACAAGTGCCTGCAGCTACTTTTTCCTGCTTGCCTAGTGGCTTGTGGTCTGtgtgcttttcattttccttaggTACGCCTTACTTTTGCCAAGTCATGGAAGCTGCTGGCTGCATCAGCAGGCCAGGGTTTGCCTTGCAGTTTATTCAGTGTTGTGGGAAGGACAGAGGACACAAGAACTAGGGCTGGGCACTGATATGTGAGGGTGGTCTGAGAGGGTGGGATTGCCAGCACCCTGGGCTTGCTGTTACTGAGGTGATCCTTGCAGGCTGAGGAGCGAGTTCTGAGGAAAGTGCGTCGTAAGATTCGGAACAAGCAGGCAGCTCAGGATAGTCGTCGTCGGAGGAAGATCTATGTGGATGGCCTGGAAAACAGGTATGCTCACATAGCAGTGTCATCCAGCACTGAGGGGCCCCATATGTTCTTTTAGGGATCCTTGGCAGAATGATGATGGCACTAAATTGTCATTTTAGTCAGAACCTCATTTTCCTATCATGTTACAATCAGTATAGCAGAGGGTTTGTGATTAGAGTGGTGCAGATTTTTTACTAGCAGAATCAGTGTAGTACAGTCTGTAACCACTGTAATACAGTATCTATCATACAGCTTAACTTACAATTTCTAATCACCTTCATTCTAATACATCTTAACTTAAAATTTCTAGTCACCCAGGCCCTCTGCAGTTTGGATCAGATCTTAATGGATGGTTAATTAATATAATGTGTATTAATATAATGATCATAACATAGATTCAAAAATGATACAAATAATACAAGTCTCTCAGTCATGGGAGGAAGCAGGAAATGGTAGATGTGTCCCTGAGCAGAGGGGTCCTGAGCTGTCCAGCAGAAATTCTACTCCTAAGGTGCCCTTAGGACTTTCTAATTGCTTGATTCTGTGGACAGTGCACTCTGTGCTGTTgtgcctccctgctctgtgataGGCCTGTCAGcaacacagagctggctgtgtgcCTATGACCTTCAGGACTGGTAAGGGAAGGGCCTGTGCCCAGGGACTttcaggctggcagggagaggaagaagaagtcTGTTTGTTTTGGTACTCGGTGCACAGGACCTTCAGTGCCTGATAACAAGGGGCAGGGAATGAATACATGACTTGTTGGGTCACAAGAATAGCTGGTCCCCACCTGCATAGCCTTAGTTGTGCTGACCACATTGCCAGGTCTGGGATCAGGGGGTGCCTGTcacaagctgctgtgctgtttggctgctgggctcctgtcAGCCTCAGCAAAAAGTGAGGCTGGCCCTGTGGGGCaagagctccctgcagagggTTGAGAGCATCAGGGTGAAGCCTGTCTGTTGCTCTTGTGCTTGGAGATGGCCCAGAGCTTTCTCTGTCAAGCCACGTAGCTGACCAGCAAGGACGAATGTGTTTTCAGGTCAGGCTAGTTAGTAATGCAGCCTGATGTCACAGATCTGCAGGGCTGGTGTGCCGCTAGCAGTCAGCACCCATAGGGGTTAATCAACTGGATTCAATC is part of the Camarhynchus parvulus chromosome Z, STF_HiC, whole genome shotgun sequence genome and harbors:
- the CREB3 gene encoding cyclic AMP-responsive element-binding protein 3 isoform X1, producing MSCPEELDALADVDLLDFLLKDDAPCPEIPGEQNGLLEDWGLPMPELLDKEMDDFISSLLGPLEDEPDSLSYLPANNDSSISEDQHLSHCLGSNFASQDIVLVDHNYSLHQDWPALESVRSDMTEGDVTIELGAWVGLEGTSEALEQSTTSPVAVAVEDEPQLVPGSMVQSDFPELVLTEEEKQLLEKEGVTLPTCLPLTKAEERVLRKVRRKIRNKQAAQDSRRRRKIYVDGLENRVAACTAENHELEKKVQQLQKQNMSLLRQLQKLQALVRRSAPKTTKRKTCTMILVLSFCLILSPSIRLPGSVEPQPELKVLSRQIREFPNQGAPDVQHDTELEGFSPEPGDSLLSGNLSQSWEEGQSPLNSSPRSFNSNSSSDPPAAAGSKPGPPQSDPLPAAVLVPWKSKGQEWVEHPDRVLIQQHHANEM
- the CREB3 gene encoding cyclic AMP-responsive element-binding protein 3 isoform X2 codes for the protein MPELLDKEMDDFISSLLGPLEDEPDSLSYLPANNDSSISEDQHLSHCLGSNFASQDIVLVDHNYSLHQDWPALESVRSDMTEGDVTIELGAWVGLEGTSEALEQSTTSPVAVAVEDEPQLVPGSMVQSDFPELVLTEEEKQLLEKEGVTLPTCLPLTKAEERVLRKVRRKIRNKQAAQDSRRRRKIYVDGLENRVAACTAENHELEKKVQQLQKQNMSLLRQLQKLQALVRRSAPKTTKRKTCTMILVLSFCLILSPSIRLPGSVEPQPELKVLSRQIREFPNQGAPDVQHDTELEGFSPEPGDSLLSGNLSQSWEEGQSPLNSSPRSFNSNSSSDPPAAAGSKPGPPQSDPLPAAVLVPWKSKGQEWVEHPDRVLIQQHHANEM